A genomic region of Pelodiscus sinensis isolate JC-2024 chromosome 1, ASM4963464v1, whole genome shotgun sequence contains the following coding sequences:
- the LOC142826519 gene encoding uncharacterized protein LOC142826519 gives MSQPSEGSQPSTAPHDQPGGSREPARGRKRRAPAWSSAEIVDLIEVWGEASNVHDLRTSHRNAAVYGRMAASLAARGHQRSREQVRCKIKDLRQSYSRACLPEADPEACPHFHALDRILGPHAVPAPRDVIDPGAEGPLLDTEEEEEGSESQEPAASLPRTRDPRGTPQSRSPASSEAGEASTSAAPGTAGRTTPPAAAARARASRTARNQEDYQRRHLRFLDRQLRLQDHWVQEDLRLRQRSLEALEEQGRALRGHLRSLLDRFPFPPPPAPPLAPPAPPLAPPLAPPAPPLAPPLAPPAPPAPPVPPASAPASAPASSTPPVLSAPPSTTIPHRRPRTRSVARRERHPDSHP, from the exons atgagccagccatccgagggctcccagccctccactgctccccacgaccagcctggcggctcccgggagcctgcccgggggcgcaaaaggcgggcgcccgcctggtcaagtgcggagatcgtggacctcatcgaggtttggggggaagcctcaaatgtccacgatctccgcactagccaccggaacgcggccgtctatggacgcatggctgccagcctggccgccaggggccaccagcgcagccgggagcaggtgcgctgcaagattaaagacttgcggcagtcctactcccgggcctgcctgccagaggctgacccggaggcctgcccccacttccatgccctggaccgcatcctggggcctcatgccgtccctgccccccgggacgtgattgaccccggggcagagggaccgctcctggacaccgaggaggaggaagagggctctgagagccaggagcctgccgccagccttcccaggacccgggacccccgaggcaccccacagagccgctcgcctgcatcatcagaggccggggaggcgtccacct ctgcagcaccggggactgcagggcgcaccacaccgcctgcagcagccgcccgcgcccgggcaagcaggacagccaggaaccaggaggactaccagaggcggcatctccggttcctggaccgacagctccgtctccaggaccactgggtccaggaggacctcaggctgcgccagaggagtctggaggccctggaggagcagggccgtgccctgcgaggccacctccggagcctgctagaccgctttccatttcctcctccccctgctccccctcttgctccccctgctccccctcttgctccccctcttgctccccctgctccccctcttgctccccctcttgctccccctgctccccctgctcctcctgttcctcctgcttccgctcctgcttccgctcctgcttcatccacaccccctgtcctctctgcccccccctccacaaccattccccaccgacgcccccggacccgcagtgtggcgagacgggagaggcacccagactcccacccctga